One Eurosta solidaginis isolate ZX-2024a chromosome 1, ASM4086904v1, whole genome shotgun sequence genomic window, AGCTTTCATGGCTTGCACATCTTTACCGATGGCATAACAAGCGTACAGCTGATTGGATACATCGGAGTGATCTTTCCGAGTCATACCCTCACCAATGGCAGATTTCATCAAACGTGACAGTGACGGCAACACATTTACTGGTGGATAGATTTGTCTGTTGTGCAATTGACGATCAACGTAAATTTGACCCTCAGTAATGTAACCAGTTAAATCAGGAATTGGATGGGTAATATCATCGTTAGGCATAGTAAGAATTGGAATTTGTGTAATTGAACCGTTACGGCCTTCAACACGTCCAGCACGTTCATAGATTGTAGCCAAATCAGTGTACATATAACCGGGGAAACCACGACGACCGGGCACCTCTTCACGGGCGGCCGACACCTCACGCAAAGCTTCAGCATATGAAGACATATCGGTAAGAATAACCAACACGTGCTTTTCGCATTGGTAAGCCAAAAATTCAGCAGCTGTCAAAGCCAAACGTGGTGTAATAATACGTTCGATTGTTGGATCATTGGCCAAGTTCAAGAACAAACACACATTTTCCATAGAACCGTTCTCCTCGAAATCTTGTTTGAAGAAACGTGCAGTTTCCATGTTAACACCCATAGCAGCAAACACAATAGCGAAGTTATCTTCATGATCATCGAGTACTGATTTGCCAGGAACCTATACCAAGAAAGATTTTGCGTGTTAGTTACTACCATAATTGTATATATTTACAAGTGTGATATAATTGTTTACCTTAACCAAACCAGCTTGTCGACAGATTTGTGCAGCGATTTCGTTATGAGGCAAACCAGCAGCTGAGAAAATTGGAATCTTTTGACCACGAGCAATGGAGTTCATAACATCAATAGCTGATATACCAGTTTGAATCATTTCCTCGGGGTAGATACGGGACCAAGGATTGATGGGTTGACCTTGAATATCCAAGAAATCTTCAGCCAAAATTGGTGGACCTTTATCGATGGGTTTGCCTGAACCGTTGAATACACGACCTAACATATCCTCAGATACGGGTGTACGTAGAATATCACCAGTGAACTCACAGACGGTGTTTTTCGCATCAATACCTGAAGTGCCTTCGAACACTTGGACGACAGCCTTAGAGCCGCTCACCTCGAGCACTTGGCCAGAACGAACAGTGCCATCAGCTAGGCGTAGTTGCACAATTTCCGCGAATTTTGGGAATTTCACTTCATCCAAAATGACCAAAGGTCCATTCACACCAGACACGGTCTTGTAGgctataaattaaaatataaaattttaacattttcataaatttgGACAAGTATAAAAACTGGTAGCGTCGTAAAGTGGAAACAAAGCTTCATAACTGCTGCTTTTATCAATGAAGATAACCGACGTAGCGAACGTAAGTCGTCAGCTGACTGCATGACCGTAACGAATAGCGAGGGAATGGCAAAAGTCGATAAGTAATGACTCAAAACGGATTTTGATATTATATAAATGCTTAAATACCGAATTAATTTGTTCTTTTAACTTCTTTTGAAAACAGCACGACTTACTAAAACTTGGCTAAGCTGCTAGTTGCTCCTGTTGATTAAAAATGTATGACCGGAGTCGCGTTGGTAAAGTTGGCACATTTACACGGCTTATAGAGAAAGACAttaaatgatttttaaaaaaatatccagCTTATTGGTATAATGTGGCTGGCAATAAAAACAGCAGCCCTGCAAAATTCCATAATTAGCGCATTGTTTGCTGTTTTAGGTCAGGTGCACGCCGCCCATAATTAACTGTCATTCGCAGCAGCACAAGCAGTGTCACATGACATACTCGAACGCAAGTATTTTGCTTTAAACTAGAAACATTCATTTCTTAGGGCTATAATTCTTAATTGTTGCAATCAATTCAGTTTAGTTCCTTCCGTTTATAACGCAAAAACAATTTCTCATTACCAAAAAACTGGGTCAAATGCATGCGAACAAAAAAAACCCAATGAATTCAGAAGCTACGTTGGATTTTTTGATCGATTTTTGCCATTTCTTCTTTGTCTCGTTGTACGCGCAGCCCCACTAACTGTCATGGCGGACGTAATTTTTCATCGCCATGGCATTCATTAAAATCTGCATAAAAAACCTTGGGTTTACTCACTCAGACGTGGCTGGGAAATGAAATCCCTGGAAACAGCAAGGACATGTTCTCTGTTTGCTTGTTTTGCTGATATAGCCATTTTTTCTTCACTTCTTCGACTTGCGCTCCGATTGTGATTTGTTCGcacaaaaacttttattttttattcagctGTAAAACATCAAATTACAAAAGATGTTTCTGTTCAGTGTTCAATTGCTGCTATATTTTGCAAATCTAATATAAACACACACATACAACTTCTAATTAGAAATATTCCTCTATTGCTGGAGCCAGATACCTTTCTGGTGGAGTTCAGTCAGCTGCGAGATAAAAAACGTTGATGGAGCACGAAGAAAATTCACACTGAAAtgaagaaatgaaaaaattcacAATGACATATTGGGCTGTCACGTGCTGTCATGTGACTAGCAACAGAGTTGCATTCGCATAGTTGACATTTGTTAATGGTTCTTGTCCTTGATTAGCACCCGATTTTCCGGATGGAAAGACTCGTTAGAAAATGTACCAATAATAGTTTTgcaaatgtttataaaaatttcgTTGTTCTTTTAGAAACAAAATACTCCTGgaaaattttggcatttttgtTTGTAAACACAATTGGCATTTTGGAAAGGCGATTAATTTATTCACGTTAACCCTTTCAGCACATCTTTTTATAGAGCCGttcgaaaaatgtaaaattttacgtGAGACCCCTTATTGGTTCCGttagcaataacaaaaacaatttttttcaaaattattttcggaaAATGGTTTTTTTCAATGTTGCCACATGGCAACAAATTTAGTTAAAGATACAGaaaaacatacatacgtaatatTTGAAACAAAgacgttttattcaacaaatcaaAAAATAATGAAGATAATGAATAATAATACTGGAAATAatagtgataataataataattataatagtaataataataattttaaaaataataataagaattaatatttttattacgaTAGTTGTAGGTATTTAGCTTATATAATGAGGCAATCCCGAGATCCATTAGGGATGCATAAGTGAATCTGGCATTTTGAATACTTGAACCTGGTATATCCTGAACATCCGTTGATTTTGTATATACTTTTGTCTTTTGGGTGCTCCGGCCAATATTGGTTTCCATCAAATCGTATGGAAACAGCAGGTGCTGTTTCATCTGTACGTCTTGATTTAGCTAGACGTTCTTCACTAAATATGGCTTTTGGCCGCACACATTttctagaacaataatttttcttggACAGAGCAATTAGCCCATAAGCAACATCTTGTCGGAATTCTAAATGGTCCATGGGCTTTTGAGTATTTGGGTCAATGCTGAAAAAGTCTCTTTTATATTTTAGCCATGAATTGCGCATGCTATGAAGTGGTGAAACACCTTGAGTGTCCATTTTTGCGATCCACTTGATATACGGTATAGTGACAAAAGATAGTCGATTTTATCCACTCCACCCATGTTTTTATTATACACTTTGACAATGTTAGGCTGAGTTATTTCAATCTTTTTCTTCTGCTCAGAACAAAATCTAGTAACCTTGTGTAAAGGTTCATCACTATAAATTGAGCACACATCACATGTTGAGCGGAACCACCATCAAGCAATTTCATAACAAAGATATTGTCTCCTTTTTCTATGCCAAAGTCGAAACTACCTCGCCCCTCTTTTTTCAACTCCTCATATTTGAGAGGTACTTTACCAATCTTATTTCCTCGTATGATACCAGTGGCCCAAATTCCAAATTTTCGCAGTCTTTCAAAAAGGTAataattgaaatattaatttcatACTGATTTGCCGAGAAAGCTCTTAAATCAAAAAAGTTTCATTATCAAAAGTTTCTGTTTCTTGTGAGTGCTCTGTATCGGATATATCCGAGTCTTCaaaatttatcagaaattttcgatatcagctTCTTTGCTTTTTCCGTGACATGtctaaaaaatgtttgcttaagcTCAAAAAAAGTCTGATCGCTGAGTTTCAAGCGCAAATAAATGTATGCTATTTAAAAATTGGCCGCATGTTCTTGAGAGTTTGAACACCTTAAAGGGCATTTGTTGCCAAATGGCAACatacactttttaaaaaattatagcgCCCGACACAAAgctttttaatcaaaaatttcaATAGCAGTATCCAAAGCAAATATTTATGGAtgtattttcatcaaaaatctttcATAAAATTATAAAACGTTTTTTCCagctgaaaaacaaaaaaatgccttttattgaaaaaaatcgcaATGAAGAGACTTGCTTCTTTCAAATCACTCTATGAACTACAACAcactaaataattatttttttgtaattttgtatttTACTGAAAGGTTTAGACAACATAATTGTTCATACAAAATACTTGCTTTTTTTAAGTGGTGCTAACTACGCTACgccaaattttgatgttgccatatggcaacaatATAGCGAAAGGGTTAAGTGGGCAAGTAAAGATTCTTATTAATGCAAAGAGgatatatataattattataatttatttatgtttatactctTTGATAAATGTCGCTTAGCAAATGTTGAGCTGAATCAACTTCAACGCGATCCTATACAGAGCCAAATTAAGAACCATGCAGTAAGATATTCGACAGGAAGGCGGaagaggctactaaaatccaGGGACCTGAAATATCTTTGACAAGTGTTTTTGTGGTTATAAATATCTCCTACGAAAACCAAACAAAACCAGCGTGTACCGACACACTGTTTAAGAACTGCCTACTGAAATCTCACAAACCTCGTTTGCCAAGCGAATGAACACTCAGCGGGTTAGGGCAACCTTATCCATGCCGATTTGGTTAAATATTTCGTCATAACATGATTCCGATGACAATTTCAATGGAAAAAGCCAGTTCAAGGGTCACAACAGCACCGAACGAGATATTCAGGCCTGGTTCCCAACTGGTTCACTACTTATGTGGCCTATTACTCTCCTGACTAAAGAGCTTCTTGCGGTACATGACTAAGCACATATTAGCCTCCTAAGCATATATTAATAGTGATCTCCCTGCTCGCTCCAATTTTCGTAGCATCACATACCGTTCAGTCCATGAAGGCATGAACTTGCTCGACCTTTTCTGCACAATACTTTATGCATGCTTCTTTAAATTTACTTTCGAGTTTTAAAAACTCGGCGTGTACCCCATCATATCCAAGAGCTTATTTGAATTTGAGCCGGGATATTGCTTTCCAAATCATTGGTATTCGGAGAGTGACATGTATTTTTCATAGTCATGGTACATGCTCTCTTCTTTTTTAACAATGACAAGAAGTTTTCTTTCCATACTTTGAGTACATGCCGTATGTTCGTTAGCTGACCCTCATTATTATTACTAGAGGAACTTGTGGTTTTGACTGTTGCTTAGGACATCAGTCATTGGGCGCATAAAGTTGAATGAAATTCTCTCATTTTTCCCCTCTCAGGGGTACCTTCGCACCTTCTCCGCCAACAGTGACGATTCTGTCAAATACACATAAGTGGATGCTTGCTGTATCTGTATGTCGAGGGCAATGATATCAGTAAGTTCGAGATCTGCTGCGAGAATTATTTTCTCTTACATCACGTTTAAGAAATCCATGGAAAGGAGTCGCTTTGTCCGAAACCCGCTTGGTTTCGAAGTGCTCACACATCCTGCGTTGTGTTTTTGCACATATGCCTCGGAActatagccgtatttttttttacacacgtatacgtttacgtttattcctaaaaaacgcttatcctcgcttagataatggttAGGAGACATAtccagcggcagtggttaaataactggctacagcacagggtgtaccgaaaagcggagacgcaaacCTGTGttgtatggctgtgtataacatatagctgaaccgGTTGCGGTGAATGGTGaatacacaccatttttagaggtgaaacatagaattagtgttgaggtgaaacaaagacacatatttcagttagatctgagtataatgcgtattgaaatttagtagtagtactaattttatgcgcagtaaTTTCAGAGGTATATTTATTTGTCGGTTAGCAGTCTATATaaggtttaagcgtaaacgtctatagatgtaaacaaAAAACACAGCTTATTAAATCCTCTAGGTCAGCTGAATTTTGCGATTGGGAAGAAGGGACGAGATTAAATTTTTGATTAATGATTTCTCTATTCctgctgagagcttttcatggcagaaatacaaaaaTGACTTGATATATCCATGACCTGATAAATCTAGAAAAATTCACTGACTCTCCTATCAGCGTCAGTGAATTGCTTCCATTTTTGGGTCTGTCTAATGCTAGTATATTTGCTCCTAATTGTAGGCAACAATTTTGTGATTGTATTAATGGCGAACGTTTCCTTCCCATTTCAATTTCCGTTGATGCCAAACGACTTGTAAATACATGCAGATAAGTGCTAATAAAATCTGAATACAACTCTTTTTAGCgaataaaacaatttttcaacttTATAGAAATATTTCATAATTGTGTATGTATTAttttaagtatatacatatatacatatacaacaaATGCAACCATGCGAGTACGAGTTGGCATTGAAATAAATACTAAACCAAATACTGGTTAGCAACGATCATCACAAGCAAAAAAATACTGAGTCAGCAAGTGTGCTGACTTTGACGGAAACGTTTGAAACATTTGTATCTGTTGCCTTCCCCATGCCAATGTAGCGACCAGTGCTGGGGACGATGTTGTAGAGTGGAGTAGTGCTTTGAGTTCAATATTCACACGCGCTCAGTGCGTTCGGTCGGTTATCGAATCGTTTGTTCAGATATAAGTACATAGATACAAAGTTAATGTGTGCGTGCTTTGTATTTCTGAGTTCGTTGCGTTATTTTGCTTGTTGCCAGCTTTCGAATTATCAGTTTGCAATCGTCAGCGCTACAGCTGTTGCCATCTTGTTCCGGTAAAGTGATCGCGGTTCTATATTCGTGTTCGTTACTACTGTTCCGTGGTAGTTAACAGTTGTTGTTGGTGGTGTCACTTTGACTTTGTTTGTTTGCATTTGTGTAGAGTGAAGTGagttttatttttgtgatttttaatattccacatttatttgggttacattcaaataaataacaaaatgcACTTTCGAAAATTCGAACGACGTGATATTTGAATACCTATGTACATAGAGTTATCTGCAGCATATttctgtatatacatacatataaatatgtaggcATGTGCAGAAATTAGCGAACTAAAAAGTATGTAAATGCAATATACTGCAGACgttgaaactttatttttaaaacgGAATGGAATCAAAATGTGTGTGTGGCCAGATACACAGATGAAGTTACTgtttctttttgattttcttcttcCCTGAATATCTTTTACgtgcatacatataaacatagaTTCCAATGCATACATACAAAGTTGCCACAagtttaaaaatacatatatacctcGAAAAAAAGTTAACAGAATTCTAAGGAAGTCTACCAGATTCTGTTGTTACAAAAACAAGGTAGATAGATAGTCCTCGTGTTCCAACACGGACCAGACACGGAttgagatttaacatgcaaatgcaacaacaatgtgatccatatggacaGACTCCGGTAGATTGCGTTAGAATTCTGTTCATTTTTTTTTCGCGGCATAAATCCATATGCCATGCATGTTAAATccatccgtatctggttcatgtgtcattggaacacgaggagtATGTTCTAATCCCATTAACATGCAGGGGCTCAAACCGAGGTTCATTTATGCCAATCAGTGAGTAGTTGGActgagtatgcaattgaaaagtaaagtcctctccccaCGACCAAACATTACGCTCTATTTATCTCTTCAAACATATCTGTCCAGATGTATGAATCATGGACGGGTTTGAGAGAAGTTAGTATGACTCTtagagtacgcttacacagccaccaattttgatcgcccgatgccggtcgtaatcgtccgataaaaataaacacatgtat contains:
- the Vha55 gene encoding V-type proton ATPase subunit B, which translates into the protein MAISAKQANREHVLAVSRDFISQPRLTYKTVSGVNGPLVILDEVKFPKFAEIVQLRLADGTVRSGQVLEVSGSKAVVQVFEGTSGIDAKNTVCEFTGDILRTPVSEDMLGRVFNGSGKPIDKGPPILAEDFLDIQGQPINPWSRIYPEEMIQTGISAIDVMNSIARGQKIPIFSAAGLPHNEIAAQICRQAGLVKVPGKSVLDDHEDNFAIVFAAMGVNMETARFFKQDFEENGSMENVCLFLNLANDPTIERIITPRLALTAAEFLAYQCEKHVLVILTDMSSYAEALREVSAAREEVPGRRGFPGYMYTDLATIYERAGRVEGRNGSITQIPILTMPNDDITHPIPDLTGYITEGQIYVDRQLHNRQIYPPVNVLPSLSRLMKSAIGEGMTRKDHSDVSNQLYACYAIGKDVQAMKAVVGEEALTPDDLLYLEFLTKFEKNFISQGNYENRTVFESLDIGWQLLRIFPKEMLKRIPASILAEFYPRDSRH